A stretch of the uncultured Desulfobacter sp. genome encodes the following:
- a CDS encoding AarF/UbiB family protein, whose amino-acid sequence MLSFKTVSKVTKRYRHLVRYQQIIGIIFKYGFENIIDAMKIDHYLDIIPFSKPHQKLSRNERIRMVLEELGPTFIKMGQVLSSRPDLIPLDLTRELAKLQDKVPSFSFGQVGQIILAEFGKPISEVFHSFEESPFASASIGQVHRAELSPNESVAVKIQRPGIRKTVEVDLEIIHYLAQVMEKTLEDVEIFRPVKIVEEFAQTLEKELDYMVEAANMEQMADQFAKESAIHIPEVHWSHSTQRVLCMEFIQGIKADDVKAIDRAGLDRKKITRIGADFVLRQVFEFGFFHADPHPGNIFILADQRICMIDFGMTGFVDSSTRELFIDLLQGLASNNTRDTARLLCRLTDPDESVNMPGLEKDISQFCALYLSRKLEELNPSRMIHQFFELCTRHGLRIPPDLFLMIKAFLSIEGVARTLDPQFDMLSHAKPYIRAATLRKYSLPRLSRQFAGIAKDTMTLLQTLPGDTGSIITQIKQGKIKATISIEGLERIMMNQDQTSNRISFSIIIAALILGSAIVLNSRIPPLILGVSVIGIAGFIAAAVLGIWLLVAIIRRGRL is encoded by the coding sequence ATGCTCAGCTTTAAGACCGTTTCCAAGGTCACTAAACGGTACCGGCATTTGGTCCGTTACCAGCAGATCATCGGCATCATCTTCAAATACGGATTTGAAAACATTATTGATGCCATGAAGATTGATCATTATTTAGATATCATTCCGTTCTCAAAACCCCATCAAAAATTATCCAGGAATGAGCGGATCAGGATGGTGTTGGAGGAACTGGGCCCGACCTTTATTAAAATGGGCCAGGTATTATCGTCTCGTCCTGATTTGATCCCCCTGGATTTGACCCGGGAGCTTGCCAAACTCCAGGACAAAGTCCCCTCTTTTTCCTTTGGACAGGTTGGACAAATTATCCTTGCGGAGTTCGGCAAACCGATCAGTGAGGTGTTCCATTCCTTTGAGGAATCTCCTTTTGCTTCAGCCTCCATCGGACAAGTCCACCGGGCGGAACTGTCGCCAAACGAATCGGTGGCGGTAAAAATTCAACGTCCCGGCATCCGTAAAACAGTTGAGGTCGATCTGGAAATCATCCACTATCTGGCCCAGGTCATGGAAAAAACGCTGGAAGATGTGGAAATATTTCGACCCGTAAAAATCGTTGAAGAGTTTGCCCAGACCCTGGAAAAGGAGCTCGACTACATGGTTGAGGCGGCCAATATGGAACAGATGGCTGATCAGTTTGCCAAAGAGTCGGCTATCCATATTCCTGAAGTGCATTGGTCCCATTCCACACAACGGGTGTTGTGCATGGAATTCATCCAGGGGATCAAGGCCGATGATGTTAAGGCCATTGACCGGGCAGGCCTTGACCGAAAAAAAATTACGCGAATAGGCGCTGACTTTGTCTTGCGCCAGGTATTTGAATTCGGTTTTTTCCATGCCGATCCCCATCCGGGGAATATTTTTATCCTGGCAGATCAACGCATCTGCATGATTGATTTCGGCATGACCGGATTTGTGGATTCATCCACCCGGGAGCTATTTATTGATCTGCTCCAGGGGCTTGCCTCAAACAATACCCGGGATACCGCCCGTCTGCTTTGCCGCCTGACCGATCCTGATGAATCGGTCAATATGCCGGGTCTGGAAAAAGATATTTCACAATTTTGTGCCTTATATCTATCCAGAAAGCTTGAAGAACTCAATCCCAGCCGCATGATTCACCAATTTTTTGAGCTGTGCACCCGGCACGGATTGAGAATCCCTCCAGACCTGTTTTTAATGATAAAGGCATTTCTCAGTATCGAAGGTGTCGCACGCACATTAGATCCACAGTTTGACATGCTTTCCCATGCCAAACCCTATATCAGGGCAGCCACGTTAAGAAAATACTCATTGCCCCGGCTTTCCAGACAATTTGCAGGTATTGCCAAAGATACCATGACGCTGTTGCAAACCCTGCCCGGTGATACGGGCAGCATCATCACCCAAATTAAGCAGGGAAAAATTAAGGCAACGATCAGTATTGAGGGTCTGGAGCGGATAATGATGAATCAGGACCAGACATCCAATCGAATTTCCTTTAGTATCATTATTGCCGCCTTGATACTGGGCTCAGCCATTGTACTCAATTCCCGGATACCTCCCTTAATCCTCGGGGTTTCCGTCATAGGCATTGCCGGATTTATTGCCGCTGCCGTGCTCGGCATCTGGCTGCTGGTTGCTATTATTCGCAGAGGGCGACTTTAA
- a CDS encoding phasin family protein: protein MDCRVGLCSFKKNKKEEKNMIETLKNSLLTGVGMALRSKKEIETFAKEFAQQSEMNQKEAKDFLEECKKRYDDAKSGLDKKIEEVVEAVLKRLDLPTRGDIDALNARIDELTQKDEKDV, encoded by the coding sequence ATCGACTGCCGGGTCGGCCTATGTTCGTTTAAAAAAAATAAAAAGGAGGAAAAGAACATGATAGAAACTCTGAAAAACAGTCTGCTTACCGGAGTAGGCATGGCGCTGCGCTCCAAAAAAGAGATTGAGACATTTGCCAAGGAGTTTGCCCAGCAATCTGAGATGAACCAAAAAGAGGCAAAAGACTTTTTAGAAGAGTGTAAAAAGCGGTATGATGACGCAAAATCCGGTCTTGATAAAAAGATTGAAGAGGTGGTGGAAGCCGTGTTAAAACGTCTGGATCTGCCTACCCGAGGAGATATTGATGCGCTCAATGCCCGGATAGATGAATTGACCCAAAAAGATGAAAAAGACGTCTGA